From the Lolium rigidum isolate FL_2022 chromosome 2, APGP_CSIRO_Lrig_0.1, whole genome shotgun sequence genome, one window contains:
- the LOC124691823 gene encoding 4-coumarate--CoA ligase 3-like, translating into MGSVPEESVAAAAVPETVFRSKLPDIEINNEQTLQSYCFAKMAEVASRPCIIDGQTGASYTYTEVETLTRRAAAGLRRMGVGKGDVVMNLLRNCPEFAFSFLGAARLGAATTTANPFYTPHEIHRQAEAAGAKVIVTEACAVEKVLEFAAGKGLPVVTVDGKRDGCVDFADLIAGEELPEAEEAGILPDDVVALPYSSGTTGLPKGVMLTHRSLVTSVAQLVDGPNPNVCFNKDDALLCLLPLFHIYSLHTVLLAGLRVGAAIVIMRKFDVGALVDLVRAHRITIAPFVPPIVVEIAKSDRVTADDLASIRMVLSGAAPMGKDLQDAFMAKIPNAVLGQGYGMTEAGPVLAMCLAFAKEPFKVKSGSCGTVVRNAELKVVDPDTGASLGRNQPGEICVRGKQIMIGYLNDPESTKNTIDKDGWLHTGDIGLVDDDDEIFIVDRLKEIIKYKGFQVAPAELEALLLTNPEVKDAAVVGVKDDLCGEVPVAFIKRIEGSEITENEIKQFVSKEVVFYKRINKVYFTDSIPKNPSGKILRKDLRARLAAGIPTEVAAPRS; encoded by the exons ATGGGTTCCGTGCCGGAGGAGTCAGTGGCAGCGGCGGCCGTGCCGGAGACGGTGTTCCGGTCGAAGCTCCCCGACATCGAGATCAACAACGAGCAGACGCTGCAGAGCTACTGCTTCGCGAAGATGGCCGAGGTGGCATCCCGCCCCTGCATCATCGACGGCCAGACGGGCGCCTCCTACACCTACACAGAGGTCGAGACCCTCacccggcgcgcggcggcggggctgcgccgcatGGGCGTGGGCAAGGGCGACGTGGTGATGAACCTGCTCCGCAACTGCCCGGAGTTCGCCTTCTCCTTCCTGGGCGCGGCGCGgctgggcgccgccaccaccaccgccaacccGTTCTACACCCCGCACGAGATCCACCgccaggcggaggcggcgggcgccAAGGTGATCGTCACGGAGGCCTGCGCCGTGGAGAAGGTGCTGGAGTTCGCGGCCGGGAAGGGGCTGCCCGTGGTCACCGTCGACGGGAAGCGCGACGGGTGCGTGGACTTCGCGGACCTGATCGCCGGCGAGGAGCTGCccgaggcggaggaggccgggatCCTCCCCGACGACGTGGTCGCCTTGCCGTACTCCTCCGGCACCACGGGCCTCCCCAAGGGCGTCATGCTCACCCACCGCAGCCTCGTCACCAGCGTCGCCCAGCTG GTTGACGGGCCGAACCCGAACGTGTGCTTCAACAAGGACGACGCGCTGCTGTGCCTGCTGCCGCTGTTCCACATCTACTCGCTGCACACGGTGCTGCTGGCGGGGCTCCGCGTCGGCGCCGCCATCGTCATCATGCGCAAGTTCGACGTCGGCGCGCTGGTGGACCTCGTCCGCGCGCACCGCATCACCATCGCGCCATTCGTGCCCCCGATCGTCGTGGAGATCGCCAAGAGCGACCGCGTCACCGCCGACGACCTCGCATCCATCCGCATGGTGCTCTCCGGCGCCGCGCCCATGGGCAAGGACCTCCAGGACGCCTTCATGGCCAAGATCCCCAACGCCGTGCTCGGACAG GGTTACGGGATGACTGAGGCCGGGCCGGTGCTGGCCATGTGCCTGGCGTTCGCCAAGGAGCCCTTCAAGGTCAAGTCCGGGTCGTGCGGCACCGTGGTCCGCAACGCCGAGCTCAAGGTCGTCGACCCCGACACCGGCGCATCCCTCGGCCGGAACCAGCCTGGCGAGATCTGCGTCCGCGGGAAGCAGATCATGATAG GTTACCTGAACGACCCAGAGTCGACCAAGAACACCATCGACAAGGACGGCTGGCTGCACACCGGAGACATCGGCTTggtggatgacgacgacgagatcttcatcgtcgacaggctcaaggagatcatcaagtacaagggCTTCCAGGTGGCGCCGGCGGAGCTCGAGGCCCTACTCCTCACGAACCCGGAGGTCAAGGACGCCGCCGTCGTAGG GGTGAAGGATGATCTCTGCGGCGAAGTCCCGGTCGCCTTCATTAAGAGGATCGAAGGATCTGAGATCACCGAGAATGAGATCAAGCAATTCGTCTCAAAGGAG GTTGTTTTCTACAAGAGGATCAACAAGGTCTACTTCACCGACTCCATTCCCAAGAACCCTTCCGGCAAGATCCTAAGGAAGGACTTGAGAGCCAGGCTCGCCGCTGGCATCCCCACCGAAGTTGCCGCGCCGAGAAGCTAA